The DNA segment CGCCCGTTTCAACAAAATtcttaccgtgtggctccgaaagaaCGCAAAACAATTCAgcgccaggtggccgaaatgcttacAGACGACGCTATTCAGCCGTCACAGtgtccctgggcttcccccgcggtgcttgttaaaaaaaaaggagggcggcttacgattttgcattcaCTACCGCAAGATCAGTCAAGTGGCCAAAAAACACGTGTACCCTCTACCTCGCATCGATGATTtccttgatcggctacgaaatgcacgttacttcccTTCAATGGATTTCCAAAGtagatattggcaaatcgaagtagatgagagggttcgggagaagacagcattcatcactcccgacggattgtataagtttaaggttcttccattcggttgatgctcggcaccagcaacatttcagaggatGATCGACACTGTGTTTTCGGGACTCAAGTGGGAAACAGGCCTGCTGTATCTTGACGACGCGTTCGTGTTTTCGGCgaccttcgaggagcatctacgcTGCTTGCTAGccatttaacagtacctcttgctgggctagttggtgtaacattttgtaacaaaagataaaaaacagcgctaattttgagaCAAACCAGACAGAAAGTCcatacaggacgggcgctgtcctgtctggtCTTCCTGTGTGGATTGTGTCAAAATTAGCActgttttttatcttttatcTTTTGCTATCCGTCTTTCAGACCATACGACCTGTGGTCCTCACACTatacccgagaagtgccacttcggttacgaggagctgcaattcttaggacacgtcgttagccaagaaggtgtccgacCTGATCCCGAAAAGCTCGCCGCAGTCGCgaagttcccaacacctacggacCAAAAGACGTTGCGGCGCTTCCtagggctttgcgcctattaccgtcgttttattgctggcttttcacgaattgcctggccattaacttcacttaCACGTGGCAACGCTGTCTTTCGcaggggtgaagaagagcaccaagcttttaatgatcTCCGTCATCCTCAGTGTCCCATTAAGGAGGTATGGTAAGGTAAACGGTACATATTAGTTTTAACATAATATTTTGGAAAGGAGTGCTGATATTCGCATTAAATTGCATGTGCTCGTAAACGATGCCCCTGGGTACAGAACGAAACACTTATTTATGTGTCGAATGTTTACATTTCCTGTGGCTCACTCCCAAAATTTCAGGTATGTTTAATCATTCAGTGTATCTTTTATCTGCAGCCACAAAGAGGAATGAGATGATATTAGGTAATGTTATTCTAAATACCCacaggctaaatctgaactaAAGACATATCATATTCTTTTTAAAGTTTGTGCTGCAAAAAATATCACTGCATGAACAGAGCCACAGCGGGGTATCTTTCAGTGTAGTTTTTGCCAGTGTTATCATTCTTATCATCATTGATATTATTTTAATTAAGAATATTTACGACTGGTTGTAGCACATGTGTGCACAGCTTCACTAGATTCAAATGAATACCTTCTGAGGAAAAGTGCACCGAATTTGAGAATTTTATAAAAACGTTATTTGAGAAAAATGAAGTTTTATGTTCGCATACTGCTGACTTTCTTGCAGGTGTCTCCAAAACCCTTCTTAGTGTTCCTTTCGATTTGTAGTCTTCCTTGCGCTCGGCAGAGAGAATTCTGTCCTGTCAACACGCTCTTTTTCCAATTTGTCGAGGACAATGTTACAAAACACACATGATGCACGTACGACGCGACAAGATGCCACTCCTTTTCCGCGAGTATGAAGGGCATAAACGAACTTTTCATTTACTTCAATGACGTCCAGCAGTACGCCTGGGCGTCTCGAATGCAGTTAGAGCATCGCTCTCGCTGTAGCTGACTTTTATATAGGATGCCAAACTGCCTCGGCTGTCGATAGCTTCTTACAAATTATTTCTCCCTTGTTGCCCTATTTACTCACAGCAACAtcctggaagaagctgcgcagaaGAGCGAAGTCGATGAGAGGGTTCCCAGtcgtacttgagccgtctacatcgaaggactcaccaccgatcctctcaccaggtttcgtgaagcttgcgcttcatCGTGCCGGTTTATCACtgcccttcttgctagtgaagccaTTATTTTCTAATGTTCTCTTTATGCTCCATTTTCCATCTtccatttttgatcgtgccatcttctgagCAAGTACTACGCTTGAAACTTGAAACTGAAGTGATCACGACCGTAAATTtggaaacaataacaaagacTAAACACGCTACACGAACACCACTAGCAGCATATCTTctataaaagtaaatatttccaACAAGATATCTTTTAGTCCGCACCAACTACTTGCCatacacacacaagcaaaaaaaaacaagctgtaaTCAAGAAAACCCCGAAAGACTGCGATAAACAAACCGGCCTGCGAACTCCACCCGCCATTTTTAAACGCCAGGGCGCACGGCACACTTCGGCGCGACGTATAAACTTCTTTGAGCTCCCTGCCGCTCGAGACCGCGCTTCCGCAGGTTTGTTCCCATTGTGCAGTCAATTTTTCGGTAACAAAATTACAAATTCGATTTATGGGGGCTTTACCCTAAAATACTCCCTTAACGGCTGCACAGAGATAGAGAGGCGCAATTCGAGAAGCTCAAGTAGTTAACTGACTGCAAAGAGTCGCCTCCGCCCAAAGCGAGACTTTCGGCGCCATCGCACTGTGCACACCCTGCCGACAGTCCCCGCAAGAACGTAAAGGCGTGCTGTGTCTGACTACAACAATTTCACATAACCTGAATGCCTAGGGGACCTCCCCCATCTAGACCGCATTGTTGCTCCTTGCTGTTCCATGCAATAAGAATGGCCAAGCGACATCGTCGGTAGCTTCGgcatcgttgttgttgttgcctcaaatgcgATGACACATACACGTAGGAAAGATGGGACAGACGTCGACTTCGTCCACATCATCGTCCACCCTCACAATATGTGTTCTTGCTGATTGCCTGTAAAGTTATGTTTTAAGCTTGCTTAAGTATTTCTTGGTAATCGAACACGAACCGTATATACTAGAGATTAAGTAGCCTCACTGATAACAGATAACGCTACAAAGACCCAGCAATTCCCTGAAGTGTATTTGTCGACGCATTGACGACAGGATTGCGGGAAAGCACAGGTGGCGGAGCGTACCACATTGGAACAAAGCAGAAGGGCATCGATCATCATCATCTTAATTAATAATCTTTGTGGCTGGTACGGTCATACTGCGTGTCAACATGCTCGACGGCAGTGCTAATTAGGTCAACTGGAACGGGACGCAAAGCTGTGGCGCCAATACAATCAGAAACAATTTGCCAGTGACGTCACGCTAGAGCGAATGGGGCCATCCGGTACGTAATGGAGAGAAGCTCAGTTAATAAAATTTTAATACGAGAATACTTCTATTTTAACGTACTTCAACAGAACAACAAAGATTCGCATTTTGTTAAATATATACCAGACAGAGCCGTTTGCCCATATTTTGTAGTGTTTCACAAGGATTAGTAAATAAAAATGACCGTGTGGCACTGCCTGCActctgtacaaaaaaaaagtcataATTGAAATCTTACTcccagtttcggttttggtttcaataCCAAAATGGTGGCAGTGACGTTTAGGACTACTTCGGGTCACGTGAGCTGTAACAAAAACTACGATATTACAGCGGCGCCTTTATTCATTGTCAGTGTAGCTGTTCGAACAGCATGGGGTTAAAGCTGgagtgaaataaaacaaaaagaaaacgttttctgaaaaaaatgcAATGCCCCTCATGCAAAGAATTCACCCTTGCACTCATTTTCAGCAGTAAAACAAGAACTTTTGGCTGGAAATAATCGAAGCAAAACGGCACTGGGCTTTTCTTACTGCACAGCCTATGCATCGCTTGTGTGGTAGAAAAATACCGTACCGAATGCCGAAAACGAAGGACAATGCAACCCGGCTCCATTGCAAAATAAGCACTATGCCACCCGCccacccgcccgcccgcctgcctgccgcccgcctgcccgcctgcccacctacctacctacctacctacctacctacctacctacctacctctacctacctctacctacctacctacctactacctacctacctctacctacctacctacctacctacctacctacctacctacctacctacctacctacctacctacctacctacctacctctacctacctacctacctacctacctacctacctacctacctacctctacctacctacctacctacctacctacctacctacctacctacctacctacctacctacctacctacctacctacctacctacctacctacctacctacctacctacctacctacctacctacctacctacctacctaccttgcCTGCCCGCCCGCGCGCCCCCCTGTCCGGCTGCGCGCTGACGCTCCACCCGAAACCTGGGCGGCGGAGGTGGGGGCGACACCACAACCGCCGCTGGCTTTCGGTTTTTGTTGTAGCTAGCAGATACACTACTACGAGCCGCAAGCCCTCCTTAAAAGTTCCATTAATTGCCGGCTGAGTCGTTCGCAACGATTACAATGGTTCCAATCGCGTCATGTGAAAGAGCCTTAACACGAGCTGGTCGTGGCGATTTTTGTTCCCTATGTTGCGGTATGCCGCAATGAGGAGCAGTGTGCCAGTATCTGTGAGACGCCACTAACGGAAGCGGCTGGGAGCGGCATTCAGCAACAGTGTGGCATCCAGACTGCCTAATACCTCTTCTTGCTCGGCCCTAACGTCGAAAGAGATGGCAGCCTGTGTTGCTGCCTGAGGAGTCACAGCCAAAAAGCACGAGTAGAGCGCAATATGATGTCCTGCGCCACTGGAATTGAGGTGCCAGCGCTGTGTCGTTGGCAGCACGAAATAACACGTGGCAAAGAAAATCAGGCAAACGATAAGGGACAATGTATGTCGGTtcgtaaacgaaaaaaaataaatactcgAGCAATAAAAGTGGCCCTGCAGTACGGGTTTCTAAAAACATTCGTGCACACGAACTTTTAAAATTATGAAAGCTGCTGATCCATGGGGAGAAGTTCATGAGGAAAGGAAAGCATATGCTGATCTATAACTTCTTTGTTTTAGAGTATCTCTAATTTGCCTTAATTGTGTTGTCATGTGCTCTGACAATGATAACCGCACAAAGCTGagcggccaagtacaccagcaacagccgtCTTCACCGCAGCGACCACCGACTTTGCTAAGCTTGTCTCCACATCGGCAGCAGTCGTGCGGACAAAAGTTGCGTACGAGCTCTGTCGCCTGCCGAGAATGGCATTAACATCTGCGCGTAAACACCGTTCGCACTGAATAATGTCCAAAACAGACTGTTCATCGGCACGCTTCGGGCAGGTGGGATCGTCAGCTGTGTGATCAGAGTGCCTAAGGCAACAGCTAAACGACCCACAAGTGCAGAAGTCTGAAGCATGATCGCCGCCGAATATGCGacagcgcgttgccgacttgcAAGATTTGCCACTGAGACcaaaacgccagcagttcttacacTGTAATGGTGTGGGCTGCAGTGTGTCAACCCTGTATACAATGGGCCAGACTTTGATTTCACATGGGCACGAGGACCCCGCAAAGGTTTCTGTTACAGACTCAGTTAGAATACGAGAGCCTCCAGCCTCTCTGTTGCAGCGGTATACTGAGAGGATGCCAACAACGGAATCATGAAAATCTGAAAGAATTTCTTCTGGCGTAGCGGAGGGATCCACATCGCGGATTATTCCTTTACGCAGGCAAGTTGCTCAGGAATAAACGCTTTCACCGGGAGTGAGGCGAGAGAAGTGCACTCCAGCAAGTCTGCAACGCAATCCAAATCAGGTGATTTGCACAAAATTCCTATTTTTCCAAATAGTCGAACCTCAGAAATTTCAAGATAGCCGTTAGtcgcagccttcagctgctcctggatcatGCGCGAGTTTTTGATCTAATGAAACAATCTGCTAAAGGGACCAGCGCCAGAGGGATATGCTTGACACTGTTTTGAGAAAAAGATTTTAGTGGCATGTTTTCAGCCGGCACTCTGGCGAACTAGGTTACAGGACCTGTGCCCAGGGAAGACATAGTCATTGGCCTAAGCCTAAAGAGGCATAGCGTCACTATCAAAAAGGGGAAAAACTTGGCCAAATCCCCTACTTGAGGAATGGCCTCACCAGGAGTTGACGACAGACCAGAAGACGCAGAGGCAGTCAAAGGATCAGCAGCACCAAGACACACTTCAGCACCGAGGCTTCCTTGAAGGACGCAGGAGAAAAGCTTCCAGCTGCCAGCGTTCTCATCCTGTGCGCTCGAGGCCTCGCGCTCCGCGAGCAGCTGTCTAGAGATTTTGTTGTAGTTCACCTCTTGGACAATGGCAGACACCCACAAGGGGGATAGATCACACATTAGAGCGCTAAAAGTAGACACTAGAGTGCGTGgtgtaaaaaaaagaagaaagaatatATTCGGACATTCAAGAACGGTCgacgaataaaaaaagaaaggcggccaccgtctggaagacgttgaagtattgagcgttagctttattggccaagTGATAAACGAACGTTTTTCCGCATCCAGCAgggccagtgaagaaaatcctgagcggttcggaaaattaacttttccacctagcggataGATCGACGCCTAGccccatctatcagagaaattacgatgcacgtctatctgttgtcgagttacacccacTCAAAGTACGTCCCAAActgaatttgcttcgtttgacgGGTCGAAGTGGGCCTAGCTTGCAGTGCGAACAGTTATAGAACAGTCATAGTTATTCAAATATTTAGAAAGGAATTTCCAGGGAAGTGGAAAGTTTAATTTTCGTATAGACATAGAGAGACAAATTTCTAAAAAGAATTTCCTGGAAAAGTTCTCGGACAGGGGCGACACGTCGACAGGACAGGAAGAAATGATCCAACGTTTCCGGTTCATTGCTGAATGGGCACATCACTGAGGAAGTAGCGCCAGATCTATAGACAGATAAACGTACACGGGAAATATACTGCACCTAAGGCTTTTCAGGGACACCTCGCATTTCAGAGGTCTCTGAGTACGCAGTTATTTCGATGCAGGAATACATTTGAGACCTACAATCGTGGAACCTCGGTGTCCATGACGCCAGCTGTGTTCGGTTTGGGTGCATTGGAAGATGTAACGGAAGTTCGAATGCCCATCACGTGAGCCGAACAACAAAATTAAGATGCACGTGAACACGAAAGAAAACCTCGAAAGAATATAGCGGTTCCAGTGGAAACTACGAAAACAAAGGGAGAGTAAGGCAGAGGAAAAGCGGGCCGAGAAAGTTCAAGAAGTAGTAGTTCTACACAAGGAAGAATCCGTTCATATCATATAGGCAAGGAAATACGCTTATTTAGGACAAAAGATGCAAAATCAGCGTTCAATATCATTTTCCGGCCTGCTTGTCTGCACTTGTGAGGAGGAAACAGAAGGAGTTATTGGGTGGGGTTAGGGCTGCACCGAACTGCGAATCTTCGAATTGAAGACGAAGTTCCAGGTCAGGGTTATGTGAatggggtgtttttttttcttccgctgtACTAGGGCTAGCTCATTTCAGAAATGTTTAAAATATTTGCAAAGGGGACCACGAGAAATGATGGAACGGGCGGACCTCAGAATTCTCAAAACAGCTGCCCTGGTTGCCCTCCTCGCTCTAGTTTCCCAAAATCCTGGGATGAGTGAGACAGGTATTGGTCTTCACAACTGCGCCAGCACAAAGGAAATGGGCAAGTGACTGGCCCACGCGAAACACAATGCTTGGTGCCGAACAATTTCGTCACCTGGCTATAGGCATTCTTTGTCGCGAGAGAcagagaaaacatttattgccagaGCTTGGTCCGTGCCGTGTCTGTATCGTCCTCGAGCGGGACGACAGGAATGGACAGCCAGTGTGTCTGGATAACaaagaacgtgcttgtttattcagCGCTGATACTTATAGCCGAAGGTGGAAAGGGGTTAGTGAAAACAGAGGGCGAGGGATAAGCGCGTGTTAAGGAAGCCTACAGAGATAGCTTGCGTGCTTTCATCTGATATGATACATCCTCCTTCTCAACAGCTGTTCACCGCCAAGCTCAACACCGCTGGCTTGTCTGCTGAAAGTGTTGGTCGTAACCCAGACGCTCTGGTGGTCGCATCTGTCGTGTTGTCCTTCGCAGTGGCTGAAGCGCTGACTGCTCAGCTGGCGTCGGCGGAGCCACAGGGGCAGTTGACGCCACACCTTGTGACGATGCCCTGTTGTCGCCGAaatcttcgtcgtctgatgagtGATCAGACCATTGTTCCTTCGTTGCCAAAAGGTGTCGGCGGTTGCGCCGAAGAATGGTATTGTCCTCTGTGTGCACGTGAAAGGCCCGCGGACCGGCCGATCCAACCACCTTGGCTTTTCGTGACCATGACTTGCCGTTCACACGTACCACGTCGTTGTTGCTCAGGCGTGGTAGAGCTCGCTCGTTGTGGCTTATCTGTCGGTGTTTTTTCACCCGTACAGTAGGCAGGGGATTGAAGTCCGGCACGGGTGTGCGCAGCCGCCTTCCTTGGAGCAGCTCGCCTGGAGACCGGCCATCTTCAGTAGGACTTGCCCTGTAATTCAACATGCCCAGCCAGAAACACTCGCTAGCAGCTTTCGTTTTCTTTAGAATGCGCTTCACGATTTGTACACCCTTTTCCGCGAGCCCGTTAGATTGAGGATATTCCGGGCTTGATGTCACATGTTTGAAATCATAAAGCTGCGCAAAAAGAGCGAACTCATGGCTGCTGAACTGCGGGCCGTTATCTGTGCAAACCTCGGCAGGGATGCCGTACCGGGAAAATACTGCACCTAGCTTATCGACAACCGAACTGGCTGTCGTGTCGGGCAGCAGCTCCACCTCTGGGAAATTGGACATCGAGTCGTAGGCGCACAGATAATGTCTTCCGGAGTATTGAAAGAGGTCGACCCCGACACGGTGCCATGGTTGAGTAGGCGTTGCCCGAAGAATCAAAGGCTCTGATGGTTGCTTATAAGCATAAGTCTTGCACGTTGGACAACTTTCGATCAGAGACTGAACGTCAGAGTTTATGCTCGGCCAATAGACCATCTGCCTAGCCCTAGCTTTGCACTTCGCCTGACCAAGATGACCTGCGTGAATCCGCTTTAGCATATCTCTGCGCATGCTTGTCGGAATTACTACTTTCGATCCTTTCAGGAGTATACCGTTGACCACGGAAAGTTCGGCAGCCACCGGTTTCAGTGGACCGTCCACAGTTTCTCCCCTCGCTAGCTTCCGCAGCACTACGCCAAGGTACGGATCGTTAGCAGTTTCTCGTGCAAGTTTCGCGGCTGTCTGTTCACTCACGAGTGCTGACACAACCGTCACCGCGTGAACTTCGACGTCGCACGTGTCTGCAGGTGCCTTGTGGTCAGGAGCAGGAGACCGGGACAGCATATCAGCCAGGGCCATCTGTTTGCCGGGAACAAAGGTGAGGGTGTAATCGTATTTGAGCAACCGAAGGAAAAAACGTTGCACCCTGGGCGGCATGTCGGCTATGCCTTTCTTTGATATGTTTATCAGCGGACTGTGGTCACTCTCGAGGATGAGTGggcggccataaacaaaatgattGAACTTTTCGCAACCGAACACCAAAGCCAATGCTTCTTTTTCAATCTGTGAATATCTTTGTTCCGATTCGGTCAGCGCTCTTGACGCGTACGCTACCGGTTTCCAGCAATCCCCGTGACGTTGTAGGAGCGCCGAGCCAACGCCACTTTGAGAAGCATCTGCAGTCACTTTTGTCTGCAAGCATGGGTCAAATATGGCAAGCACTGGTGCTTCGCTCAACTCTTGGCATATAGCTTGCCACTCGTTTTCGTGATTCGATGTCCAATCGAAAATGGAGTCTTGTTTGAGTAGAGAACGAAGCGTCGACGTGCGCTGTGAAAGTGACGGCAGATACTTGCCGAAGTAGTTAACGACCCCGAGCAACCTCTGTACCGCCAATTTGTCTTGAGGCTTGGGCATTTTCAGAAGACCATCCACGAGATCGGGATTGGGCCTAATGCCCTTGTGGCTAATGATGTCTCCCAAGAACAAAA comes from the Amblyomma americanum isolate KBUSLIRL-KWMA chromosome 1, ASM5285725v1, whole genome shotgun sequence genome and includes:
- the LOC144115381 gene encoding uncharacterized protein LOC144115381 isoform X1; protein product: MEHLRPPEPLRLTADGGRNWRLFRQKFEFFLQATACTDKPRSEAAKTALLLSVAGEDALDVFNNFVFTEGESKEDYATVIAKFEEYCVEQQNEIHERASPTEDGRSPGELLQGRRLRTPVPDFNPLPTVRVKKHRQISHNERALPRLSNNDVVRVNGKSWSRKAKVVGSAGPRAFHVHTEDNTILRRNRRHLLATKEQWSDHSSDDEDFGDNRASSQGVASTAPVAPPTPAEQSALQPLRRTTRQMRPPERLGYDQHFQQTSQRC